TATGTAAAAACCGCATCCGTTACAGCATATAGTTTGCCATTTTGCTTGCATTAGATGAGATTCTGAAGCGAAATGAAGGCAATTAGTATAAAACTGAAATATATTGAAGATTACCAACTCCGCTATGCAAAACAAAACAAACCCCTAAAATCATTGTTAAACAGTGCTTATACAACACTGCACATAAACGGCTCATTTTCAGCACTATAAAATAGGATGCCAAATTACGGACACCTCAAGCATTTAAACAATTTTAATTCTTCTAAGGTGTCGGCAGTGTTTATCAAAACTCCTCTCTCCCCGCACAATACCGATTATTTGTGCGACTATATACCCAATGAAACCTATCAAAAGCTGTTTGCTTTATTTGGTAAAAAGGAAGTAACTTTGTAAAAACAATATGCAATGAAAACAATACTCATTACTCCCAAAAACCAAACCGAGTTTAAAATGCTTACTGTACTATTTAAAAAGATGAATATAGCTAATACTATATTAACCGATGAACAGAAAGAAGATATTGGCATGGTATGGTTAATGAAAAAAGCAGACAGGACAAAAACAGTTAAGAAAGAAACAGTAATGAAAAAGCTGAAAGAAAAATGAAAACGGTTTATCTTAAACAATTTACCAAAGATATAGACAGGTTAACAATCCAAGATATTAAAAATGGGGTTGTTACCATTATAGATGAAATAGAACAAGCATAAAAACCGTCAAATATTAAAAATCTAAAAAAACTAAAGGGTTTTAAGAATGCCTACAGGATTAAAATTGATGATTACAGAATAGGTATATTTATAGAAAAAGATACAGCTACCTTTGCCCGGATTGTTCATCGCAAAGATATATACAGATTATTTCCTTAAAATCTGATTCCAAATACATAGCTGCCATGAAGCCCACCCCTTACCGGGAAGCCCTGCGTTACTTGCAAAACGCCAAAGGCATCCTGCAAAAGGCGGGTATAGAAGGCGGTTTGTATAAAGACAAATAGTATGTAAAAACAGGATCGGGCATTGCGTAAAGCCGGATACTGCTTTCCTTAGATGCTAATTTATCCAAATTTTTTTAAAAACCCGGGAAAGGGCTACCGGCTTATTTTAGCAAAGCGAATTTGGGCTATTTGTCCGTTATTATCAGAAATCTGAGCTATATAGACAGAAGCCGGTAGATGTTGAAGGTTGATTTGGGTGGTTCCGGTCATTAAGGACAGTTTTTGCTGTTGTAGCACACGACCGGTCATATCAACGATTTGGCAGGTCAGGTTGCCGGTGTTGTTTGTTTGGTGGAGGTGTTTGACAAACAGGTAGTCGGCTGTGGGGTTTGGATAAAGCTGAAACTCTGAAATTTTTGGTTCGGGAGTTTGAGTTTGGGTGATGATAAACGGCTCAAAGAAAGCATTAAAACTGATGGATGCTGCATCGAGTTCTCCTCTGAAAACGGCAATCAGGGTGTCGGTAATCAGTCCGTTGTTTTCCCAATGTTGGAACTGAAATCCCTCTGCCGGTTTTGCTTCAATCTTGACGGGCACTCCGTTAAAATAAACTCCCTGCCAGGGGTAGGTATCGGGTGTTATGGTGCTGATTTGAATGGTTCCCGATCCTTCGGGAAAACAGTTTAAACTGACCAAAACCTGATTGGGCAGATCAAATCTTGTTTCGATATGGCTTCTGACATACGGGGTTCTTTGCAGGAGTTGGTCTTGAAAAATCAGATGGTTTTGAAAGAAATTATTCATTTGTCCCACAATATTGTTCGGGTTTCCCCATCGGGCATATTCGTTTTGCATTTCAATGACCGTTTGGTCGAAAAAGCTGTTTTCGATGCTGATGAGCCGCTCGGGAAGGTAGGCGGTATTCATAACATCGGCAAACCGGTTGATGAAATAGTTTCTATAACGCTCGTTTTGCATACTTTTCAACCACACATTGATAAACGGATTTCCGGAACTTTGAGAAAGCATGTATTCGATATGGTCAAAATAGAAATCTGTCCAACCATTGGGTGCAAGGGCAAGTTCGAGGTCAATCAGGCAGTATCTCCATTTAAAACCGGTGCTGTTTGAACGGTAAATTTTGATATTGTTTCCCGGCCAATCGGCATTTCCCATCCAGGATGTTCCGATGATATAATCGGTGTACCAGACGAGGTCGAAGTATTGGTCTGCTTGATTCCAATAGGTGGTATCGGATGGATTGAGTTGATTAAAGGCTGAGTAATCGGTAAAAAAAGAATCTACCGATCCTTCGACTGCGCGCAAAACACCGTTATACCAGGCACTCAACGATAAGATATCGGTCGAATCGGGGTCGGCATTTTCCAGGGTTTCAAAATATTCCAAATCAAATTTTTCCCGCATTTCATAAAGCCCGAAGTAAGCCCCGTTGATATAAACGGTAACCGGTCTCCACGCTGAATAATACGTATTGGTTTGCCCCGCCATGAGTTCTACCTGACAGGCATCTTTATAGGGAAGTGTTAGGAATTGATTGCTGCCGTTGCGCAGATAGAATTTGCTGTATTTTGTTCTTTGAGGGCGATTCGGGATTAAAGGGTAATCAATAGGGCCATCGCCTAAAACGGCATTATCCAGTTCTACCCTGAAAGAATGTTGAGCATGATAACGGCTTCCGCCCCAACCCCCGTCAACCTGAATACCTGCCCTTTGTGAAAAAATGAGCTGTTGGGTAGTATCAAAATATTCAGCATAAGCTGCTCTTTGCCAATCAAACTGCCAGTTTTCAAAAATTCCGGATGGTCCGTACAGGTTTGAATAATCTGTAACTACTGAAAGAACAGGAGTCGTATGGCTGACACCCAAAAGGTATGAAGATACAGCAACCGGGCTTGGTAAAACTGACGCAGAGAAAGCCCGCGCTTTTAAC
This is a stretch of genomic DNA from Sphingobacteriales bacterium. It encodes these proteins:
- a CDS encoding CotH kinase family protein, with protein sequence MERHTYNMQVVKWCFTCFLIVALSLSLQAQLYLNEGSNKNYLRIADENGDYPDWIELYNAGSDTVSLYNYSLTDDENHPAKWVFPNVSIPPNSYKIVFCSGKDRKPVSGFVNVLNTGTYNPYLGWNTHEFTTPFYWDGVSNILISTCSYSSTGYTSNSVFNQSLTPFASSAFSFQDGSEAACYAPYGSLATIRPNMRLNGIAVGTGAIQNSPTDYPAPYGNWWWGAKNQMLILASELNDAGLNEGWIENLAFDVAGTDPNTIYDYIDFSFKLVSKNSLSSEFETVDFNNNLHTNFKIGNNGEMVSLYSPEQTLISSLFVNCNDLDISNGLLPDGSDNVVLFQNTTPAATNNLSAGFSSYLVAPVFSETSGIYNSTFSVSITNPNSGDTEIFFTTDGSEPTPSSTLYTGPIPVFYSIVLKARAFSASVLPSPVAVSSYLLGVSHTTPVLSVVTDYSNLYGPSGIFENWQFDWQRAAYAEYFDTTQQLIFSQRAGIQVDGGWGGSRYHAQHSFRVELDNAVLGDGPIDYPLIPNRPQRTKYSKFYLRNGSNQFLTLPYKDACQVELMAGQTNTYYSAWRPVTVYINGAYFGLYEMREKFDLEYFETLENADPDSTDILSLSAWYNGVLRAVEGSVDSFFTDYSAFNQLNPSDTTYWNQADQYFDLVWYTDYIIGTSWMGNADWPGNNIKIYRSNSTGFKWRYCLIDLELALAPNGWTDFYFDHIEYMLSQSSGNPFINVWLKSMQNERYRNYFINRFADVMNTAYLPERLISIENSFFDQTVIEMQNEYARWGNPNNIVGQMNNFFQNHLIFQDQLLQRTPYVRSHIETRFDLPNQVLVSLNCFPEGSGTIQISTITPDTYPWQGVYFNGVPVKIEAKPAEGFQFQHWENNGLITDTLIAVFRGELDAASISFNAFFEPFIITQTQTPEPKISEFQLYPNPTADYLFVKHLHQTNNTGNLTCQIVDMTGRVLQQQKLSLMTGTTQINLQHLPASVYIAQISDNNGQIAQIRFAKISR